Genomic DNA from Carassius gibelio isolate Cgi1373 ecotype wild population from Czech Republic chromosome B14, carGib1.2-hapl.c, whole genome shotgun sequence:
TAACAGTGTAAAAGAAGATGCTCCAATTGACACAATGGTTGGAATGATTACTGTAACTGATAGTGATGCTGGTAAAAACGGACAGGTAACTTTGAACATTCAGGGCTCTGCACCTTTTAAAGTTCAGAAGTCGtacaataattattatactttAGTTGTTAACGGTCCTTTAGACCGAGAGCGCGCGTCTGAGTATAACGTGACTATCTCAGCTACTGATGAAGGGACTCCGCCTCTCTCTAGCACCAGTGTCATTACTGTACACGTTTCTGATGTGAATGACAACGCGCCGCGCTTTCCAGAGCCCGTCATTAATGTTTATGTGAAAGAGAACAGTCAGATTGGAGCTGTTATTCATACAGTATCTGCTTTTGATCCTGATGTAGGTGATAATGCTCGGATAACATATTCTTTACAAAGCTCAAAAAGCGGCCCAGTAACATCCATGATCAACATAAACTCTGAGAATGGAGATATACACAGTTTACAGTCGTTTAACTATGAAGAGATAAAAACGTTTGAGTTTAAAGTTCAGGCCACAGACTCTGGTGTTCCTCCGCTCAGCAGTAACGTGACTGTCAGTGTGTTTATCCTGGATGAGAATGACAACAGTCCCGGGATTCTCGCGCCCTATTCCGAGCTCGGTTCCGTTAACACGGAGAACATTCCCTATTCTGCTGATGCGGGCTACTTTGTGGCCAAGATCAGGGCTGTAGATGCAGATTCTGGTTACAATGCACTGCTGTCTTACCACATCTCTGAACCCAAAGGAAACAATCTGTTCCGAGTCGGAACCAGCAGCGGGGAGATCAGGACTAAGAGGAGAATGAGTGACAATGACCTGAAAACTCACCCGCTGGTCATTTTGGTTTGTGATAATGGAGAGCCCTCACTGTCAGCGACTGTGTCTATTGATGTTGTGGTTGTTGAAAGCGCAGGTGACGTCAAGACTCCGTTCAGACACGCGCCGATAAAGGAGGAGAGTTTCTCGGATTTAAATCTGTATTTGCTGATCGCCATTGTGTGCGTGTCCGTCATCTTTTTCCTGAGTCTGATCAGTTTGATAGCTGTAAAATGCCACAGGACAGACAGCAGTTTGGACAGGTACAGTGCCCCGATGATCACCACTCATCCTGATGGGAGCTGGTCTTACTCCAAATCTGCTCAGCAGTATGATGTGTGTTTTAGCTCGGACACATTGAAGAGTGACGTAGTGGTTTTCCCTGCGCCATTTCCGCCTGCAGATGCAGAACTGATCAGTATTAATGGAGGAGAGACTTTTACAAGAACACAAACACTTCCTAATAAAGAAAAGGTAAGATAATTATATTATGTGAGCTTTATTTAGAGCTGCTGTTTCTACTTCGACATTGTCTTGCTCTGTATTGCTTATTTAGGGGATTTTATTTAAGGTTTGATGGAAAATAAGAATTAGTTTTACTTTATTCTCCCTAAATTAATATACTCTGGTTGCGTAAAGTTTTAAACTGCAGTTTTATCTTTCGTAGCCTACTGACAAactctgtccatggtgctgaaaacGCATATGTTCGTATCTACGAACTGTTCATCAGGGGGTTCTTAAGTGTTTGAAAAgctattcattaaaaataaataaatcataataatataatttaataaatcattttgaaaaaatCACGCTGCTTTGTTAGCAAATGTTAGATGAAAACCGCTCTTTTTCTGCTATTTCATAAtcacctgctgtcagacagtgaaTATAAGCTTTTATTCAGCCTGTctgatgttttttgtttggtGGTTTTGGACCAAAATATTATGTAACTCTTAATTTGTAAATGGAAAACAAACTTATATGCAGTGTAAAAATTTAAATGCTGTAATAATAGAGTATGTAGAATTGTTTATGAAGCAGATAAAATCCctacaatgtataattttgactaatccttttcttgaaaaaaaaataataataatataaataaatatatatatatatatatatatatatatatatatatatatatatatatatatatatataaagcctgaaattgtatatacatatatatatatattatttatttatttatttttgaacgtGATAAATGTTAGCCGAATACATTTTATGCTGCAAGTCaccaaaccattattttttatttgtttaaaatctgTTGATTTTCAGAAAAATTCTCTGTGTGTGAGTACTTAAACATTTCCAGCCCATTTGAACAATACAGTGATAATACTGATAACTCTGTTCATTTTGGTTACTATAATCGTGATTAAATTTTCATGGCATTTTGAATCTCGAATACCAATACCTATGTAAACTTATTCTGATAAAAAACTTTAaagttgttaataaaataaatggttttgaaatggaAATGCAACAAAATGTGCCATTGGGTTATTGAAATGTTTACTTAAAATCGCAGGGgctattttaagtaaataatcAAAGCCAAAGTGCTCAgttggcaaaaaaacaaacaaacaacaacaacaacaacaaaccttTTGGTAACCCCTGCAAAAGAACTAATATATCTGTTTCTGGTCTTCTTAACCTGTCTTGtacacatcccccccccccccccctttttttttacgATAGCCAGTATGATGTGGACAcattaaatatattgtatgctCATATAACCaataatttaatcaaatcaaaatatttcagtTAGAAAAAGTGTGGTTTGCAGATGTCCGCACGATGTCACTAGTCTTTCATTTTACACAATAATTTTACATGACTCCATTAAGCTCCGCCTCATTTTGTAGCTTCCGGAGCAGAGATGCTTTGTTCAGAATTCGCCATTATGTCTGGAAGCTGCTGTTATGCGTGATTTCGTGTGAACGTTTCCTCCGATACTATGCTGTCGGATTTTTATGAGTTTGGCATATTCAGAAGATTTAGAGACAATGGCATCCAAAGGGCAATCAAGATTCCGGGTTTGGATTTCTGTGTACTTTTTGTGTTGGCTTTGGAGTATAGCGGGCGGACAGCTGGTGTATTCAGTGACGGAGGAAGCAAACACAGGCACTACAATTGGCAATTTGGTGAAGGATTTAAATCTGAATATTCAGGACATTGAGGTTCGAGGGTTTCATATTGTTCCGGGACCGAACAAGAGGTATTTCGATATTAATACTAAAACTGGAATTCTCCATGTCAGAGAGAGAATTGATCGAGAGGAGATTTGCGAACAGAATATTAAATGTTCTCTGCCTTTAGAAGCCATGATTAGCTCACCATTGAATATTTACcgatttgaaataaatgttattgaCATTAATGATAATGCACCCGTATTTCGGACATCAGTAACACATCTGAATGTCAGCGAATCCGCTTTTCCGGGGGAGAGGTTTCCGTTAAACAGAGCATTTGATAGTGATGTTGGAGTTAATACGGTAAAGAGCTACAAACTCAGTCCCAATGAGCACTTTTCTCTCGATGTACAGAGCGGAGGAGAACAGAGTGTGTCTGCTGAATTAGTGCTGCAGAAATCTTTAGATCGAGAGAAACAGCCCGTGATCCAACTCACACTGAGCGCTGTAGACGGAGGAAAACCTCCCAAATCTGGTACAATGCAGATTGTTGTTAATGTTGTGGATATTAATGATAATATTCCTGTTTTCAGTAAGTCTTTGTACAAAGCTCGAATCAGTGAGAATGCGGCGCCTGGTACTCACGTGATAACTGTTCAAGCTGTTGATTTAGACGAGGGCGTAAACGGTGATATTATTTATGCAGTTGTCAACCACGAcaatgacaaaaatgtaaatgcattttcgATAAACCCTGAAACAGGTGAAATTACTGTGCAAAAAAACGTTGATTATGAGCAGAGTACTGCAATAGAACTCCAAATACAAGCGAAAGATAAAAGTAACAACCCGAGAGGAGCACACTGTAAAGTATTGGTCGAGGTTGTGGACATCAATGACAACATACCAGAGATATCTGTGACGTCTTTGGTTAACAGTGTAAAAGAAGATGCTCCGATTGACACAATGGTTGGAATGATTACTGTAACTGATAGTGATTCTGGTAAAAACGGACAGGTAACTTTGAAGATTCAGGGATCTGCTCCTTTTAAAGTTCAAAACTCATACAAGAAATATTATACTTTAGTTGTTAACGGGCCTTTAGACCGAGAGCGCGCGTCTGAGTATAACGTGACTATCTCAGCTACTGATGAAGGGACTCCGCCTCTCTCTAGCACCAGTGTCATTACTGTACACGTTTCTGATGTGAATGACAACGCGCCGCGCTTTTCAGAGCGCGTCATTAATGTTTATGTGAAAGAAAACAGTCAGATTGGAGCTGTTATTCAGACAGTATCTGCTTTTGATCCTGATGTAGGTGATAATGCTCGGATAACATATTCTTTACTGGAAAGCTCAAAAAGCGGCCCAGTAACATCCATGATCAACATAAACTCTGAGAGTGGAGATATACACAGTTTACAGTCGTTTAACTATGAGGAGATAAAAACGTTTGAGTTTAAAGTTCAAGCCACAGACTCTGGTGTTCCTCCGCTCAGCAGTAACGtgactgtcaatgtttttatcctgGATGAGAATGACAACAGTCCCGGGATTCTCGCGCCCTATTCCGAGCTCGGTTCCGTTAACACGGAGAACATTCCCTATTCTGCTGATGCGGGCTACTTTGTGGCCAAGATCAGGGCTGTAGATGCAGATTCTGGTTACAATGCACTGCTGTCTTACCACATCTCTGAACCCAAAGGAAACAATCTGTTCCGAGTCGGAACCAGCAGCGGGGAAATCAGGACTAAGAGGAGAATGAGTGACAATGACCTGAAAACTCACCCGCTGGTCATTTTGGTTTGTGATAATGGAGAGCCCTCACTGTCAGCGACTGTGTCTATTGATGTTGTGGTTGCTGAAAGCGCAGGTGACGTCAAGACTCCGTTCAGACACGCGCCGATAAAGGAGGAGAGTTTCTCGGATTTAAATCTGTATTTGCTGATCGCCATTGTGTGCGTGTCCGTCATCTTTTTCCTGAGTCTCGTCAGTTTGATAGCTGTGAAATGCCACAGGACAGACAGCAGTTTGGACAGGTACAGTGCCCCGATGATCACCACTCATCCTGATGGGAGCTGGTCTTACTCCAAATCTGCTCAGCAGTATGACGTGTGTTTTAGCTCCGACACACTGAAGAGTGACGTGGTTGTTTTCCCTGCGCCATTTCCGCCTGCAGATGCAGAACTAATCAGTATTAATGGAGGAGACACTTTTACAAGAACACAAACACTTCCCAATAAAGAAAAGGTAAGCCTTTCTAGGGGGGCTCTATTTGTAagttaagatatatatatatattaattttttttctccctaataaGTTCCTATGTGAGCTttcatatacactcacctaagGGATTATTAGGAatacctgttcaatttctcattaatgcaattatctaatcaaccaatcacatggcagttgcttcaatgcatttatgggtgtggtcctgttcaagacaatctcctgaactccaaaactgaatgtcagaatggtaaagaaaggtgatttaagcaattttgagcgtggcatggctCTTGGTGCCAGActggccggtctgagtatttcacaatctgctcagttactgggattttcacgcacaaccatttctagggtttacaaagaatggtgtgaaaagggaaaaacatccagtatgcggtaGTCCTGTGTtggcaaaaatgccttgttgctgctagaggtcagaggagaatgggccgactgattcaagctgatagaagagcaactttgactgaaataaccactcattacaaccgaggtatgcagcaaagcatttgtgaagccacaacacacacaaccttgaggcggatgggctacaacagcagaagaactcatctccactacaaattagagatgttccgataccctttttctcttcccgataccgattccgatacctgggctcagggtatcggccgataccgagtactgatccgatacctgggtgtatatctgtatatacagctgtatatactactagccctgtgtaaattgctagaatttttttatggtgtgcttcagacagatccctcaataaaacatgaacaaatacatggtgaactactgtatttattacagtatttttattatctaacatgaatttgacagtattatttattttcttatgcaaaaaagaacttcaaatgcagccaaaaatctaacaccgcaaactaaaaaaggtatttaagttttacaatataactgtataaaaaaactgcaacaaataagtctaggaatataaaaaaagatctattaatcagataatctctaacaagtaaaaaacaagtaaaaaacaagcaaccatctaggcataattattattattatagagatgtattattattactgtaggctacaacagtagctttatatattgtcaatttactcatgtaaaccaaacatttattttaatgggctgccatgaagatctttgagtgtctgtgtttatgatatgacagtattctcaaatgaaacggtaaattctcatgaagtgacggtttatgcgttcgtgtcctcatgacacacagcagagactacaaaacagcgagctctcgcgcatctgtgccagtcacccacagagatgtagattttgcgggagtaatatttaaatagtattttgcagtttaatattcacagacactagtatatattcggctactgtctggagccctgcgttttgacttacacggaagcgactgaacgcagttgccggtactgaatatactcgagagtctgtaactaccggtactacagagacatactgctaaccactgatctataatatagtagcggcttcactgtcttttggcagtttagaatgtgatgagtgatccagtcatatatagataagggctgctaacgcgttttcatttcttcttcgctgctctatacaggggttgcttgtggcaacacagcacaacttcctgtgttttcaatgcattttgagcagcgaagaagaaccgtgcagcggttaggcaaagcttgcggtcataactaggtattttttaagaaaatggtatcggatcggtatatgggttcatgtactcgccgatgccgatgccagaatttgttgtggtatcggagatatttccgatactagtatcggaatcggaacaactctactacAAATAGTAAAAAGAGGgtacaatttgcatgagctcaccaaaattggacagttgaagactggaaaaatgttgcctggtctaatgagtctcgatttctgttgagacggTCAggtggtagagtcagaatttggcgtaaacagaatgagaacatggatccatcatgccttgttaccactgtgccggctgctggtggtggtgtaatggtgtgggggaaggtcttggcacactttaggtccCTTAGGACCAactgggcattgtttaaatgccacagcctacctgagaattgtttctgaccatgtccatccctttatgaccaccatgtacccatcctctgatggctacttccaggaGGGTAATGCACCAtctcacaaagctcgaatcatttcaaactggtttcttgaacatgacaatgagttcactgtactaaaatggcccccacagtcaccagatctcaacccaatagagcatatTTGGGATGTGGTGAAACGGGAGCTTCGTGCTCTGGATGTGCATCCctcaaatctccatcaactgcaagatgctatcctatcaatatgggccaataTTTCTAaggaatgctttcagcaccttgttgaatcaatgccacgtagtaTTAAGGCAGTtgtgaaggcgaaagggggtcaaacaaagaattagtatggtgttcctaataatcctttaggtgagtgtagttCCAAGTATTTCATGACACTTCTGCATAATCATGGACCTTTTTAGATTGTCCAAGAGCTCTTTCATTTTGTTACAGGTGAAGAAAATGCTTTAATTGGAGCTGCTGTTtctacttagatttttttttctcatgctaCCCAGcgagtaaaataagtattgaacccTTCAccaattttaatagtaaatgtttttaaagtgctGTTGACATGACATTCTCACCAGATGTAGGTAATAACCATAGtaatccatgtaaaaaaaaaaaaaaaatctgatattaagTTATGCATAATAAAGTGTAATGACACAGGAACAACATATTCAActactaaaatgtattaaatactttgtacacaaGCCTTTGTTGATAATGACAGCTCTAAGAAGCTCTAAGGTTCTGTGGACCTTTTCTATGAACTCTGTTCTTATTTTCTTTTGGATTCAAGTCAGTTGATTGGCTGGGTCATTCTAGcagctttattttcttttctttttttttctgaaatcaatTGACAGTTTTCTTTGCTGTGTTTGGGATTATTGTCTCAGTGAAATGTACACCcttgtttcatcttcatcatcctggtgCTGTAGGTGTTTGGACTGAACCAGTTAATATTAATTTCCACTTACAAGGCGCAGGATTGATTTCTAGTTACTGAAAGATTACAGCTGGTGTCTTGACTTTCCAAGCCTTTTGTCACCTCCCTTTCTTCgtgttcaatactttttccctgtgtcattacattttattacacataatttatttgttttgttttctttgtatatgtgGATAATTTGGGTTGTTACTGACATCTTGTGAAAATTTAAAGTCAACAGCATCTTTTAAATATATTAGCAAAATGGTGACGTGTTCGATGGTTATTTGACCCGCTTTATATCGCTAATTCAGGTGATTTTATATAGACTTGGAGGGTAAATAAGAATCAGTGTTACCTTATTTCTACCTAACATAATCTACTGTGGTTGCACAAAGGTTTAAAATTCTGTTTTAGCATCTGCACTGACCTACTCTTTCCATGGTGCTGAAAACGCATACAGTATGTTCGTGAGTTGATGAAAAagcaatttttattacataagaaTTGGAtgatcaaaatatgcatttatttaaatgtatttatttaaggtttaaatgtgtaaatatagtAGTCTACACACTACACTATTGTCAGGCCGATTATAAATGAAATTTGGTCTTGAGGACGGATCGTGCACAGTCGGACCTGGTCTGTTCCAGATGTGCTCAGATGCTGTTTGCAGTCGGCCGAGTAGCAAAACAAACATGTACCTAATCAGCAGTAAAGGGCGTGTCTACTCATGATGTggaggagagagtgtgtgtacagGACTGATAGAGCCAAGCAACAGAAAGATAGAGATTgcggataaaaaaataaaaaaatataggaaAATATCTGCGAACAAAAGAAGGCATAATCCAAGAAGTAGGACCCATGTAAAATATTGGACCAGATTTCCAGCACATTAGAGCTCTCAAGGAGCTGAATCTCTGtgatcagttatatatatatgtgtaatgtagacagcatcactgattataatgaggtATTTTGTTGCTTTGTGCCACTGGGGCACTGGGGTGTAGACTGTGCAAGCAATTGTATAATTAAGGGAATTAAACATAGGCCTAGGCATTTGAAAAGACATTATGAAATATACTCAAGCAATAATTCCAAAAAGAAAGGGTAGCATCGGACTTAATGCCAAACATAGCCTAGCTATTCAAGACACATTGCTGTGACATTTATTTGGATGACCAACATAGCAgactaatgttttctgttagaTTAAGGTCATAAGTAAAACAATCCTTAACGTTTCAATAAGTAAAAGCACCTGTGTTGTCTGCAGTGTTTTCgtgagttattatttttttattttttggtttggcAGAATTTTTCCAGTTGTGATGCGCCAGTCATTAAGTGTGTTGTGGAGCGGAATGACTCAGTCATTAGGTTTGTGCTCCATTGCCATTGTCAAAGACTTAAATCTGCTCCAGTCGATGGAAACAGTCCTTAAGTGTGTTGAGGTCAGTCTGTTTCAGCTAGTCATTTAGTGTGTCCCCAGCTTAATGagagcagtgctgctttgtttacagaggTTACCGTAGAAACATCACCATTTCTAAGTTCCATAGCACCTGCGGTCAGACAGTGGATTGaagcttttttattgtttagcttgtctgctgtttttgttcagacctATATGAAATTTGGGCCAACATTTTGTTGTGAACCTTAACTTAAAGATGGAAAAGTAATGTGCATTCTAGAAATGTCAATACTTCAATAATAAAGTAGCATGCTtattatgtataattttgactcatacttTTCTGAAATGTGAAGTTTATTGTTTAATGATGCTTTTgagttttatttagtttatttgttttgttatatatatatacatatatgtaaaaaaaattacaaaaaaaaaacgaagcatGCAAAAAttccattaaattaataaaatatttatatcaaatatatatatttttcagtggCAGTTATAATTAGATAGCAATGTGGACGCTTCCTCCATTCTAGGcattatcaattttattttaaatgcatgctcCTATAACCGACAGTGAAGTTTGCAGATGTCCACACGATGTCACTAGCCTTTCATTTTACACAATAATTTTACATGACTCCATTAAGCTCCGCCTCATTTTGTAGCTTCCGGAGCAGAGATGCTTTGTTCAGAATTCGCCATTATGTCTGGAAGGTGCTATAGTGCGTGATTCCGGGTGAACACTCAGATACTATGCTCTTGGATTTACATGACTTTGGCATATTCAGAGGATTTAGAGACAATGGCATCCAAAAGGCAATCAAGATTCCGGGTTTGGATTTCTGTGTACTTTTTGTGTTGGCTTTGGAGTATAGCGGGCGGACAGCTGTTGTATTCAGTGACGGAGGAAGCAAACACAGGCACTACAATTGCCAATTTGGTAAAGGATTTAAATCTGAATATTCAGGACCTTGAGGTTCGAGGGTTTCATATTGTTCCGGGACCGAACAAGAGGTATTTCGATATTAATACTAAAACTGGAATTCTCCATGTCAGAGAGAGAATTGATCGAGAAGAGATTTGCGAGCAGCATATTAAATGTTCTCTGCCTTTAGAAGCCATGATTAGCTCACCATTGAACATTTACAGATTTGAGATAAATGTTGTTGACATTAATGACAATGCACCCGCATTTCAGACATCAGTCACACATCTGAACATTACCGAATCAACTATTTCAGGGGAGAGATTTCCATTGCAGAGCGCGTTTGACGCAGATGTGGGGAGTAACTCCTTAAAGAGCTACAAACTGAGTCCAAATGAACACTTCTCTCTGGATGTACAGAGCGGAGGAGATCAGAGTGTGTCCGCAGAGTTAGTACTGCAGAAAGCATTAGATCGAGAAAAACAAGCTGTAATTCATCTTACACTGAGCGCTGTAGATGGAGGAAAACCTCCAAAATCTGGCACAACAGAGATAATAGTTAACGTTGTGGATGTTAACGATAATATTCCTGTTTTCAGTAAATCCTTGTATAAAGCTAAAATTACCGAAAATGCGGCGCCTGGTACTCACGTGATAACTGTTCAAGCTGTTGATTTAGATGAGGGCGTAAACGGTgaaataatttatgcaattgtCAAGCACAATACTGATAAAAATGTAGATTCTTTTTTGATAAATCCAGGAACGGGtgaaattactgtaaaaaaatatatagattatgAGCAGAAGAGTTCGATTGAACTTCGAGTTCAAGCGAAAGATAAAAGTAACAACCCGAGAGGAGCACACTGTAAAGTATTGGTCGAGGTTGTGGATATAAATGACAAcatatgctgttttataacaaagttcgggaggaacagtcgcagttcattaacctgattaacacaagtggagaccaatcagtaatcaactcatgacaaggtataaatgacAGCAGAACCCATCTCTGTTCATTGACCGTTTTCAGCATCCCGGTTCGCGCTGTCTGTCTTCTCATCACAGACCCGATTTTCCTTCCAGCAAGGAGATCCATACCGGGGATTTTTTCAGAAATGCTACTTTTTCTGACacccatgatcattaaacacggcagttgagcaccatcaaacgtcatcgCGACAGTTGCTCTTCTCCccaagccacacgtcgtggccaatagaccgtgcaagccGAGCTTACCTCGCTCGACACCACGCTCgatccgatcaagaccgggctctctTTGAGCGCTGGAATCGCAGCTCCAGCAGGCACCCAACCAGCCCGCTCCTCAGTTCCtactgcagcagcagcaggcctCTCTCACTTCCCGCCGCGGCTCAGCCCTTCACCGCGGCTTTTCCGGCCGAGGCGCAGTTTGTGGCCGCCTCCTCTAGCGGCACAGACCGTGCatcataaattaatacattttcaggtgaagacgctAAATACAGATTTTCGGCTAGAAAGTAGTGCGGGAGCCGCGTGGAGATTCGATCACATACGCATGTGGAATTTCAGATCCAAATTGAGTCTCGGATGCGTACAAATATTTACACTTCCACGATTAGACCGTGGGCGAACGCCCGACCggatgtgatgtattctaatcagatctatcggtgcgaggtcagaattacctaTATCTTGTTaactattattaaatgtatttaaattataaatattagaaataaaaaggaaatatattacaatatatcacaataatcGTAAGGGGGACCCTgttaatttttacaagca
This window encodes:
- the LOC127971238 gene encoding protocadherin gamma-C3-like; this translates as MTLAYSEDLETMASKRQSRFRVWISVYFLCWLWSIAGGQLLYSVTEEANTGTTIANLVKDLNLNIQDLEVRGFHIVPGPNKRYFDINTKTGILHVRERIDREEICEQHIKCSLPLEAMISSPLNIYRFEINVVDINDNAPAFQTSVTHLNITESTISGERFPLQSAFDADVGSNSLKSYKLSPNEHFSLDVQSGGDQSVSAELVLQKALDREKQAVIHLTLSAVDGGKPPKSGTTEIIVNVVDVNDNIPVFSKSLYKAKITENAAPGTHVITVQAVDLDEGVNGEIIYAIVKHNTDKNVDSFLINPGTGEITVKKYIDYEQKSSIELRVQAKDKSNNPRGAHCKVLVEVVDINDNICCFITKFGRNSRSSLT